A portion of the Syntrophaceae bacterium genome contains these proteins:
- a CDS encoding phosphoribosylaminoimidazolesuccinocarboxamide synthase, whose product MTKPALYQTDLEGLKLVNRGKVRDIYDLGEHLLIVATDRISAFDVIMPNPIPGKGEVLTKLSEFWFRRMADIVGNHLVTTDVDRFPEVCRPHRDVLKGRSMLVRKAKPLPVECIVRGYITGSAWKDYTAGKPVSGIRLPAGLKESSRLPEPIFTPSTKAPEGEHDLPISIDDMARLVGRELTDRIIALSLAIYRRADEVANAVGIIIADTKMEFGLADGELILIDEVLTPDSSRFWPLDDYAEGRGQKSYDKQFLRDYLLSLKWDQKPPAPQLPPDIIEKTRQKYEEALRRFTQTA is encoded by the coding sequence ATGACGAAACCCGCACTGTATCAGACCGACCTCGAGGGCCTGAAGCTCGTCAACCGCGGCAAGGTTCGAGACATCTACGACCTGGGAGAGCACCTGCTCATCGTGGCGACGGACCGCATCTCGGCCTTCGACGTCATCATGCCCAACCCCATCCCCGGGAAAGGGGAGGTCCTGACGAAGCTCTCCGAGTTCTGGTTCCGGCGGATGGCCGACATCGTCGGCAACCATCTCGTCACGACGGACGTGGACAGGTTCCCCGAGGTTTGCAGGCCCCACCGGGACGTCCTGAAGGGCCGCAGCATGCTCGTGCGGAAGGCAAAGCCCCTCCCCGTGGAGTGCATCGTCCGGGGCTACATCACCGGCTCAGCCTGGAAAGACTACACGGCCGGCAAGCCCGTCTCGGGCATCCGGCTGCCCGCCGGGCTCAAGGAGTCCTCCAGGCTGCCCGAGCCCATCTTCACCCCGTCCACGAAGGCCCCTGAGGGGGAACACGACCTGCCCATCTCGATCGACGACATGGCCCGCCTTGTCGGCCGGGAGCTGACAGACCGGATCATCGCCCTGAGCCTCGCCATTTACAGGCGAGCCGACGAGGTCGCAAACGCCGTGGGCATCATCATCGCCGACACGAAGATGGAGTTCGGGCTTGCGGACGGCGAGCTCATCCTCATCGACGAGGTGCTCACACCCGACTCCTCCCGGTTCTGGCCGCTGGACGACTACGCCGAGGGGCGCGGGCAGAAAAGCTACGACAAGCAGTTCCTCCGGGACTACCTGCTGTCCCTGAAGTGGGACCAGAAGCCCCCGGCACCTCAGTTACCCCCTGATATCATTGAGAAAACCCGGCAAAAGTACGAGGAGGCCCTCCGCCGGTTCACGCAAACGGCTTGA
- the rsmB gene encoding 16S rRNA (cytosine(967)-C(5))-methyltransferase RsmB: protein MKDNPRALAVCILARVDDEKAFAEPLLDSVLAAGHPADEADRGLLTFLVYGALRMRGFLDFLIDRSYHGEPAKLEPVVRNVLRVALYQIRFAERIPAYAAVNEAVATAKRLAPGRDKLVNAILRNALRGCTDVELPDRGADPAGHISIAHSHPRWLVERWIAGFGAEETEALCRADNEIPPLALRVNTLRISRDEMLARLACAGLEARAAAWSPDGIILAKPPAAPRGMTEIAEGLLFIQDEASQLVSRLLAPRRGERVLDLCAGTGGKTTHLAALMEDGGEIVAADIQQAKLAALESTVRRWGISIVRTALADATDPAGTAALGSFDRVLVDAPCSGLGTLRRNPEIRWHLTEQRLAGFASLQGRILANAAACVRPGGVLLYSTCSVMAEENDGVVTAFLQTHRDFSPVRPAADFPAGAVDETGAFRTFPHRQGTDGFFGALLIRRR, encoded by the coding sequence CTGAAAGACAACCCCCGGGCCCTGGCCGTCTGCATCCTGGCACGCGTGGACGATGAGAAGGCCTTCGCCGAGCCCCTGCTCGACAGCGTCCTCGCCGCGGGGCACCCTGCGGACGAGGCCGACCGGGGGCTGCTGACCTTCCTCGTCTACGGCGCGCTCCGCATGCGGGGGTTCCTCGACTTCCTGATCGACCGCTCGTACCATGGAGAGCCCGCGAAGCTGGAACCGGTCGTCCGGAACGTTCTGAGGGTCGCCCTTTACCAGATCCGCTTTGCCGAGAGAATCCCCGCCTACGCCGCCGTCAACGAGGCCGTCGCCACGGCAAAGCGCCTGGCCCCGGGACGCGACAAGCTCGTCAACGCAATCCTGCGGAACGCCCTGCGGGGATGCACGGACGTCGAGCTCCCCGACAGGGGAGCCGATCCCGCCGGGCACATCTCCATAGCCCACTCCCACCCCCGCTGGCTCGTCGAACGCTGGATCGCCGGCTTCGGCGCCGAGGAGACGGAAGCCCTCTGCCGGGCCGACAACGAGATTCCGCCGCTTGCCCTGCGCGTCAATACGCTGAGAATCTCCAGGGACGAAATGCTGGCACGGCTTGCCTGCGCGGGTCTGGAGGCCAGGGCTGCGGCGTGGTCGCCGGACGGGATCATCCTGGCAAAGCCGCCCGCGGCGCCTCGGGGGATGACGGAGATCGCCGAAGGGCTGCTCTTCATCCAGGACGAGGCCTCGCAGCTGGTCTCGCGGCTGCTGGCGCCCCGCAGGGGGGAGCGGGTCCTGGATCTCTGCGCGGGGACCGGCGGGAAGACCACCCACCTTGCGGCCTTGATGGAAGACGGCGGCGAGATCGTCGCTGCCGACATCCAGCAGGCCAAGCTCGCTGCCCTCGAGTCGACGGTACGTCGTTGGGGGATCTCGATTGTGCGCACCGCCCTCGCCGATGCGACGGACCCTGCCGGGACGGCCGCCCTGGGAAGCTTCGACCGGGTCCTCGTCGACGCCCCCTGCTCGGGACTCGGCACCCTGCGGAGAAACCCCGAGATCCGCTGGCACCTCACGGAGCAGAGGCTCGCGGGGTTTGCTTCCCTCCAGGGCCGCATCCTGGCGAACGCGGCCGCCTGCGTGAGGCCCGGCGGGGTGCTCCTCTACAGCACGTGCTCCGTCATGGCAGAGGAAAACGACGGCGTCGTCACGGCCTTCCTGCAAACCCATCGCGACTTTTCACCGGTGCGGCCGGCTGCCGATTTCCCCGCCGGGGCTGTGGACGAAACGGGGGCTTTCCGGACCTTTCCTCACCGCCAGGGAACGGACGGCTTCTTCGGGGCCCTGCTCATCCGTCGTCGCTGA
- a CDS encoding sigma-54-dependent Fis family transcriptional regulator → MYKTILVVDDEESICQALQGILADEGYDVRTVGSGEEALKAVEEDPPDLVLLDIWLPGMDGLEVLKIIKSENPQVQVIMMSGHGTIETAVKATKLGAFDFIEKPISLEKVVLLVNHALDLVRLEEENKLLKQKVTSAFELIGQSKTILELKEMIRIVAPTNAWILIMGENGTGKELVARSIHYQSKRAKRPFIEVNCAAIPEELIESELFGHEKGSFTGATAKKRGKFELAHEGTLFLDEVADMSLKAQAKILRILQEKKFERVGGNKFIDTDVRVLAATNKDLEKEMEAERFRQDLYYRLNVIPLTIAPLRERKEDIPILAAQFVSDFCRKEGIEPKAIAPDAIDVFMEHNWPGNVRELKNIIERLVIMTKGDTIRADDIPPLSKEEQPGETMDTLFMHNSFRKAKMEFEKKFIMRKLQENEGNISKTADSIGLERSNLHRKIKTHSLESKKE, encoded by the coding sequence ATGTACAAAACCATTCTGGTCGTCGATGACGAGGAAAGCATCTGCCAGGCCCTCCAGGGAATCCTGGCCGACGAGGGCTACGACGTCCGAACCGTCGGAAGCGGCGAGGAGGCCCTCAAGGCCGTCGAGGAGGACCCGCCGGATTTGGTGCTGCTCGATATCTGGCTACCCGGCATGGACGGCCTCGAGGTGCTCAAGATCATCAAGAGCGAGAACCCCCAGGTCCAGGTCATCATGATGTCGGGCCACGGCACGATCGAGACGGCCGTGAAAGCCACCAAGCTCGGGGCCTTTGACTTCATCGAGAAGCCCATCTCCCTGGAAAAGGTCGTCCTGCTCGTCAACCACGCCCTCGACCTCGTGCGGCTCGAGGAAGAGAACAAGCTGCTCAAGCAGAAGGTCACGTCCGCCTTCGAACTGATCGGCCAGAGCAAGACGATCCTCGAGCTCAAGGAGATGATCCGGATCGTCGCCCCCACGAACGCCTGGATCCTCATCATGGGGGAAAACGGCACGGGGAAGGAGCTCGTGGCGCGCTCGATCCACTACCAGAGCAAGAGGGCCAAGCGGCCCTTCATCGAGGTCAACTGCGCGGCCATCCCCGAGGAGCTCATCGAGAGCGAGCTGTTCGGCCACGAGAAGGGCTCCTTCACGGGGGCCACGGCCAAGAAGCGCGGGAAATTCGAGCTTGCCCACGAGGGGACGCTCTTCCTCGACGAGGTGGCCGACATGAGCCTCAAGGCCCAGGCGAAGATCCTGCGGATCCTCCAGGAGAAGAAATTCGAGCGGGTGGGCGGCAACAAGTTCATCGACACGGACGTCCGCGTCCTCGCGGCGACGAACAAGGACCTCGAGAAGGAGATGGAGGCGGAGCGTTTTCGCCAGGACCTCTACTACCGGCTCAACGTCATCCCGCTCACCATCGCGCCGCTGCGGGAACGCAAGGAGGACATCCCCATCCTCGCGGCCCAGTTCGTGAGCGACTTCTGCCGCAAGGAGGGGATCGAGCCGAAGGCCATCGCCCCCGATGCCATCGACGTGTTCATGGAGCACAACTGGCCGGGCAACGTGCGGGAGCTCAAGAACATCATAGAGCGCCTGGTCATCATGACGAAGGGCGACACGATCCGGGCCGATGACATCCCCCCCCTCTCGAAGGAGGAGCAGCCCGGGGAGACCATGGACACCCTCTTCATGCACAACTCCTTCCGGAAGGCGAAGATGGAGTTCGAAAAGAAATTCATCATGCGCAAGCTCCAGGAAAACGAGGGCAACATCTCCAAGACCGCCGATTCCATCGGCCTGGAGCGCAGCAACCTGCACCGGAAGATCAAGACGCACAGCCTGGAATCAAAAAAAGAATAG
- the dnaJ gene encoding molecular chaperone DnaJ, translating into MNRRDYYEILGVDRNASDEEVKKSYRRLAMQYHPDRNPGDKKAEEKFKEAAEAYEVLRDAEKRKIYDRYGHEGINGTGFRGFSGFDDIFTNFSDIFEDIFGFPGARTRTRSAVRQGADLRYDLKVSFMDAVKGTSTQIELEKLEQCRECNGTGAAAGTHPEGCPRCAGRGSVTQSSGFFTISTTCPQCRGAGRVIKNPCKGCYGTGKAKTRKTVSLKIPAGVETGSRLRLRGEGEEGEFGGPSGDLYVFIHVEPHEFFERDGYDILCQIPISITQAALGATIDVPTIDGKESLKIPRGTQSGRVFRLKGKGVAHLKGLGRGDQVVQVLVKVPTNLTKKQEELLREFARLSGEPAS; encoded by the coding sequence ATGAACAGGCGGGACTACTACGAAATTCTGGGCGTTGACCGAAACGCCTCCGACGAGGAAGTCAAAAAGAGCTACCGCAGGCTCGCGATGCAGTACCACCCGGACCGCAACCCCGGGGACAAGAAGGCCGAGGAAAAATTCAAGGAGGCCGCCGAGGCCTACGAGGTGCTGCGGGATGCCGAGAAGCGCAAGATCTACGACCGGTACGGGCACGAAGGGATCAACGGAACCGGCTTCCGGGGCTTCTCCGGCTTCGACGACATTTTCACGAACTTCAGCGATATTTTCGAGGACATCTTCGGGTTCCCCGGCGCACGGACCCGCACCCGATCCGCGGTCCGCCAGGGGGCCGACCTGCGTTACGACCTCAAGGTGTCCTTCATGGATGCCGTGAAGGGGACCTCCACCCAGATCGAGCTGGAGAAGCTCGAGCAATGCAGGGAGTGCAACGGGACCGGTGCCGCCGCCGGAACGCACCCCGAAGGCTGTCCCCGGTGCGCGGGCCGCGGCTCGGTGACCCAATCGAGCGGCTTTTTCACCATCAGCACCACCTGCCCGCAATGCCGCGGCGCAGGCCGGGTCATCAAGAACCCCTGCAAGGGCTGCTACGGGACGGGGAAGGCCAAGACCCGAAAGACCGTCAGCCTGAAGATCCCCGCCGGCGTCGAGACGGGATCCCGGCTGCGGCTGCGCGGGGAAGGCGAGGAGGGGGAGTTCGGCGGTCCCAGCGGCGATCTCTATGTCTTCATCCACGTGGAGCCCCACGAGTTTTTCGAGCGCGACGGCTACGACATCCTCTGCCAGATCCCCATCTCCATCACCCAGGCCGCCCTGGGGGCGACGATCGACGTGCCGACCATCGACGGCAAGGAATCCCTGAAGATCCCCCGGGGCACGCAGAGCGGCAGGGTCTTCCGCCTCAAAGGCAAGGGGGTCGCCCATCTCAAGGGCCTCGGCCGCGGGGACCAGGTGGTCCAGGTCCTCGTCAAGGTCCCCACCAACCTCACCAAGAAGCAGGAGGAGCTCCTGCGCGAGTTTGCCCGCCTCTCCGGCGAGCCCGCATCCTGA
- a CDS encoding methionyl-tRNA formyltransferase, whose product MTDKKPRILFMGTPAFAVPSLDLLVEKGWPVIGVVTQPDRPKGRGQRLVASAVREAAERHGLAVYQPEKVRAPEFLEVFRGLAPDMVVLVAFGQILPKDIIDGPPLGCINVHPSLLPRYRGAAPINWALIRGETMTGVTIIRMDEGVDSGDILLQEETPIEPGETYDHLHDRLAVLGAQCLLRALEGLEAGTVRRTPQDHSLATLAPRLRKEDGIIRWDTPAREIAHFVAGLSSVPGAFTYLDGKVLKVFAAEAEDAAPVPEPPGTVVGVTPKGLQVAAGGGYVYLKDVQLESKKRMPIADFLRGFRFVPGKRLGS is encoded by the coding sequence ATGACCGACAAGAAACCGCGGATTCTGTTCATGGGGACGCCGGCGTTCGCAGTCCCTTCACTGGATCTCCTGGTCGAAAAGGGATGGCCCGTCATCGGCGTCGTGACGCAGCCCGACCGGCCCAAGGGGCGGGGGCAGCGGCTCGTCGCCTCGGCAGTCAGGGAGGCGGCCGAGAGGCACGGCCTTGCCGTCTACCAGCCGGAGAAGGTGCGCGCGCCGGAGTTTCTGGAGGTCTTCCGAGGGCTCGCCCCCGACATGGTCGTCCTCGTCGCCTTCGGGCAGATCCTGCCGAAGGACATCATCGACGGCCCCCCCCTGGGATGCATCAACGTGCACCCCTCGCTCCTGCCCCGGTACCGGGGGGCGGCACCCATAAACTGGGCCCTCATACGGGGCGAGACCATGACGGGGGTCACGATCATCCGGATGGACGAGGGGGTCGACTCGGGCGACATCCTGCTCCAGGAGGAAACGCCCATCGAGCCGGGCGAGACCTACGACCACCTCCATGACCGCCTCGCCGTCCTAGGGGCGCAGTGCCTGCTCCGCGCACTGGAGGGGCTGGAGGCCGGAACGGTGCGCCGGACGCCCCAGGACCACTCCCTGGCCACCCTGGCGCCCCGCCTGAGGAAGGAGGACGGCATCATCCGCTGGGATACCCCCGCACGCGAGATCGCCCATTTCGTTGCGGGGCTGTCGTCCGTGCCCGGCGCGTTCACGTATCTCGACGGCAAGGTCCTCAAGGTCTTTGCGGCGGAGGCCGAAGACGCCGCCCCGGTCCCCGAGCCGCCCGGGACGGTCGTCGGGGTGACCCCGAAGGGACTCCAGGTCGCGGCGGGCGGCGGCTACGTCTACCTCAAGGATGTCCAGCTCGAGAGCAAGAAGCGCATGCCGATTGCGGACTTTCTCCGCGGTTTCCGGTTCGTCCCGGGGAAAAGGCTGGGTTCATAG
- a CDS encoding AAA family ATPase: protein MAERNAFREVPVELLRWTCNPDRLGFETTKECRKTDAIIGQDRAVKAITLGLEIDSPGYNIYVSGMTGTGKTTTIKNLLSQLDLKKPIPNDICYVHNFKDPDSPRVLLFPAGSGRKFQKDMDDLVAHLRKEIPLILESDEFKKESEEISNRFRQKQKEIVREFNEQLLKENFQLVQFQMGPFTRQDIAPIVEGRPVPFEQLEALAEEDKFSREELEKIRQKIVEMRIELEGVMRETREIEREIRKQIGILEHKYGSPAVTAQISDLRLRYGEANEKVNAYLDEVQEHILSNLKMFQEKEEEQPQQPLPFPVPQMPVKRFIEFKVNVLVDNSATEKTPIIIETAPTFKNLFGTIEREVDRSGFWRTDFTHIKAGSLLRANGGYIVFDALEALIEPGVWTFLKRTLKSREMNMQPYDPFSFLPTAIKPEPIPLDIKVIIIGDDYLYYLLYNLEREFKEIFKTKAQFDTEMANSDENIREYVSVIKRIVDEEKLLDFDKKAVCAVVEYGVRLTGRQKKLSTRFSEIADLIRESHYWAKKDGSDLVLDRHVDRAYEEKINRVSQIEEKIQELIDDGTIMIDTEDKVVGQVNGLSVYDLGEHAFGKPSRITAKTSMGRAGIINIEREAKLSGRTHDKGVLILEGYFRGKYAQNKPLTMSASICFEQSYGGVDGDSASSTEIYAILSSLSELPLRQDIAVTGSVNQKGEIQPIGGVNYKIEGFYDVCRARGLTGQQGVMIPHLNVPDLVLRKDVVKAVAEGKFHIWPVRTVDEGIALLTGVPAGEMDDKGNYPEGTVNFLVDRKLRSLAEGIRAFAEEGRPPKPSEETNNQSAGKGEGCV, encoded by the coding sequence ATGGCAGAGCGGAACGCCTTCAGGGAAGTGCCCGTCGAGTTGCTGCGCTGGACCTGCAACCCCGACCGGCTCGGCTTCGAGACCACGAAGGAGTGCAGGAAGACCGATGCGATCATCGGGCAGGACCGGGCCGTCAAGGCCATCACGCTGGGTCTCGAGATCGACAGCCCGGGCTACAACATCTACGTCTCCGGGATGACGGGCACCGGCAAGACGACGACGATCAAGAACCTCCTGAGCCAGCTCGACCTCAAGAAGCCCATCCCCAACGACATCTGCTATGTCCACAACTTCAAGGACCCCGACAGCCCGCGCGTCCTGCTGTTTCCGGCCGGCAGCGGCAGGAAGTTCCAGAAGGACATGGACGACCTCGTCGCCCACCTCCGCAAGGAGATCCCGCTGATCCTCGAAAGCGACGAGTTCAAGAAGGAGTCCGAGGAGATCAGCAACCGCTTCCGGCAGAAGCAGAAGGAGATCGTCCGCGAGTTCAACGAACAGCTCCTGAAGGAGAACTTCCAGCTCGTCCAGTTCCAGATGGGGCCCTTCACCCGGCAGGATATCGCGCCCATCGTGGAGGGGCGCCCCGTGCCCTTCGAGCAGCTCGAGGCCCTGGCCGAGGAGGACAAGTTCAGCCGCGAGGAGCTGGAGAAGATCCGGCAGAAGATCGTCGAGATGCGCATCGAGCTCGAGGGCGTCATGCGGGAGACGAGGGAGATCGAGCGCGAGATCCGAAAGCAGATCGGGATCCTGGAGCACAAGTACGGGTCCCCCGCGGTGACGGCCCAGATCTCGGACCTGCGCCTGCGATACGGCGAAGCCAATGAGAAGGTCAACGCCTACCTCGACGAGGTCCAGGAGCACATCCTGTCGAACCTGAAGATGTTCCAGGAAAAGGAAGAGGAGCAGCCGCAGCAGCCCCTTCCCTTTCCCGTGCCCCAGATGCCCGTGAAGCGCTTCATCGAATTCAAGGTCAACGTGCTCGTGGACAACTCGGCAACCGAGAAGACCCCCATCATCATCGAAACGGCCCCGACCTTCAAGAACCTCTTCGGCACGATCGAGCGCGAGGTCGACCGCTCGGGCTTCTGGCGAACCGACTTCACCCACATCAAGGCCGGGTCGCTCCTGCGGGCCAACGGCGGCTACATCGTCTTCGATGCCCTCGAGGCCCTGATCGAGCCGGGGGTCTGGACGTTCCTCAAGCGGACCCTGAAGAGCCGCGAGATGAACATGCAGCCCTACGACCCCTTCAGCTTCCTGCCCACGGCGATCAAGCCCGAGCCGATCCCCCTGGACATCAAGGTGATCATCATCGGCGACGACTACCTGTACTACCTGCTCTACAACCTGGAACGCGAGTTCAAGGAGATCTTCAAGACGAAGGCCCAGTTCGATACGGAGATGGCCAACTCCGACGAGAACATCCGGGAATACGTGTCGGTCATCAAGCGGATCGTCGACGAGGAGAAGCTCCTCGATTTCGACAAGAAGGCCGTCTGCGCCGTCGTGGAGTACGGCGTGCGCCTCACGGGCCGGCAGAAGAAGCTCTCGACGCGGTTCAGCGAGATCGCCGACCTGATCCGCGAGTCCCACTACTGGGCCAAAAAGGACGGCAGCGACCTCGTCCTGGACAGGCACGTGGACCGGGCCTACGAGGAAAAGATCAACCGGGTCAGCCAGATCGAGGAGAAGATCCAGGAGCTCATCGACGACGGCACGATCATGATCGACACGGAGGACAAGGTCGTGGGGCAGGTCAACGGCCTGTCCGTCTACGACCTGGGGGAGCACGCCTTCGGCAAGCCCTCGCGGATCACGGCCAAGACCTCCATGGGCCGGGCCGGGATCATCAACATCGAGCGCGAGGCCAAGCTCTCGGGAAGGACCCACGACAAGGGCGTGCTGATCCTGGAGGGTTATTTCCGGGGCAAGTACGCCCAGAACAAGCCGCTCACCATGAGCGCCAGCATCTGCTTCGAGCAGTCCTACGGCGGTGTGGACGGCGACAGCGCCTCCTCGACGGAGATCTACGCCATCCTCTCGAGCCTGTCGGAACTGCCCCTGCGGCAGGACATCGCCGTGACGGGCTCGGTGAACCAGAAGGGGGAGATCCAGCCCATCGGCGGCGTGAATTACAAGATCGAGGGGTTCTACGACGTCTGCCGGGCCCGGGGGCTCACGGGGCAGCAGGGGGTCATGATCCCGCATCTCAACGTGCCGGATCTCGTCCTGCGCAAGGACGTCGTCAAGGCTGTCGCCGAGGGCAAGTTCCACATCTGGCCGGTCAGGACCGTCGACGAGGGCATCGCGCTGCTGACCGGTGTGCCCGCCGGAGAGATGGACGACAAGGGCAACTACCCGGAGGGCACGGTAAACTTCCTCGTGGACAGAAAGCTCCGGTCCCTGGCGGAGGGGATCAGGGCCTTCGCCGAGGAGGGAAGGCCGCCCAAGCCGTCCGAGGAGACCAACAACCAGAGTGCCGGGAAAGGGGAGGGATGCGTATGA
- a CDS encoding MBL fold metallo-hydrolase codes for MILKQLQVGHMAVFAYIVGDEETGEALVVDPAAETDRIIAEARKSGLTIRTIVNTHGHVDHISGNADMKAKTGAKIVVHERDADMLTSTPAMILAMFRAKASPAADVLVRDGDIVAAGKVKLKVIHTPGHTPGGISLYTNGYVFTGDTLFVEAVGRTDLPGGSWSTMERAIKERLFTLPDDTVVLPGHNYGRKPTSTIGDEKRNNLYIR; via the coding sequence ATGATCCTCAAGCAACTCCAGGTGGGCCACATGGCCGTCTTTGCCTACATCGTCGGCGACGAAGAGACGGGGGAGGCCCTCGTGGTCGACCCCGCGGCGGAGACGGACCGGATCATCGCCGAGGCCCGCAAGAGCGGCCTCACGATCCGCACCATCGTGAACACCCACGGGCACGTCGACCACATCTCGGGCAACGCCGACATGAAGGCCAAAACCGGGGCGAAGATCGTCGTCCACGAGCGGGACGCCGACATGCTCACCTCCACGCCGGCCATGATCCTTGCCATGTTCCGGGCGAAGGCCTCGCCGGCCGCGGATGTCCTCGTCCGCGACGGGGACATTGTCGCGGCGGGCAAGGTCAAGCTGAAGGTCATCCACACGCCGGGTCACACGCCGGGAGGGATCTCGCTGTACACAAACGGCTACGTCTTCACGGGCGACACCCTCTTCGTCGAGGCCGTCGGGCGGACGGACCTGCCCGGCGGTTCTTGGAGCACCATGGAGAGGGCCATCAAGGAGCGGCTCTTCACCCTGCCCGATGACACGGTCGTCCTGCCGGGGCACAACTACGGCAGGAAGCCGACCTCGACCATCGGCGACGAAAAGCGCAACAACCTCTACATCCGATGA
- a CDS encoding DUF3568 family protein, whose amino-acid sequence MIQRSRAAVALILLACCVCLYGCPFLVVTGAAVAGGTGTYYYVEGEMRTDYYFSVPAVWSAVEKTIADMKGRDVEPDKQTEGGKIVAVINDEKVTFRLKYKDKDLTTLGIRVGVMGNETASRLLHDRVADNLMKK is encoded by the coding sequence ATGATCCAGCGGAGTCGAGCGGCTGTGGCGTTGATCCTGCTTGCGTGCTGTGTTTGCCTCTACGGCTGTCCGTTCCTCGTCGTCACCGGGGCTGCCGTCGCCGGGGGCACCGGGACCTACTATTACGTGGAAGGGGAGATGAGGACCGACTACTACTTCTCGGTGCCCGCCGTCTGGTCCGCCGTCGAAAAGACCATCGCCGACATGAAGGGGCGCGATGTCGAGCCGGACAAGCAGACCGAGGGCGGGAAAATCGTGGCCGTGATCAACGACGAGAAGGTCACGTTCCGCCTCAAGTACAAGGACAAGGACCTGACGACCCTCGGCATCCGCGTGGGAGTCATGGGCAACGAGACGGCTTCGAGGCTGCTGCACGACCGGGTGGCCGACAATCTGATGAAAAAATAG